A window of the Streptomyces sp. JB150 genome harbors these coding sequences:
- a CDS encoding phosphatidylglycerol lysyltransferase domain-containing protein — protein sequence MRLPRGPRPEAVPVIVARACALVGLLDIAAGVFPRFRYSRMHALAEVLPGALGPFAAALSLSAGVLLLLLAHGLKRRKRRAWRAAVALLPAGAVAQFAYRHSLLGVLLSVALLAVLLRHRDQFAALPDPRSRWRALANFVLMGAGSLALGLVVVSAHPGRMVGDPSLADRISHVLYGLSGFEGPVDYRGNTSWTVAFSLGALGLLTAVTTVYLALRPEHPAARLTEEDEARLRALLARHGGRDSLGHFALRRDKAVVFSPSGKAAVTYRVVSGVMLASGDPIGDVEAWPGAIERFMDEARAHSWTPAVMGCSETGGEVWARETGLDALELGDEAVVDVPDFSLAGRAMRNVRQMVKRIERAGYQTRVRRVRDLGEAELERIRRAADDWRGTDTERGFSMALGRIGDPADGDCLIATAHKADAEPGPYGDLKAILHFVPWGRDGVSLDLMRRDRAADPGMNELLIVAALQAAPKLGIARVSLNFAMFRSALARGEKIGAGPVLRAWRGLLVFLSRWFQIESLYKFNAKFRPRWEPRFVVYRASADLPRIGFAAMQAEGFLDPAQLLPRPLRRRRPAPRPCAHAARDAVRDRDVRTLPERDVRAA from the coding sequence CTGCGCCTGCCGCGCGGCCCGCGGCCGGAGGCCGTGCCCGTCATCGTCGCCAGGGCCTGCGCCCTCGTGGGGCTCCTGGACATCGCCGCGGGCGTGTTCCCGCGCTTCCGGTACAGCAGGATGCACGCCCTGGCCGAGGTCCTGCCCGGCGCGCTCGGCCCGTTCGCCGCGGCCCTCTCGCTCAGCGCCGGTGTGCTGTTGCTGCTGCTCGCGCACGGCCTGAAGCGCCGCAAGCGGCGCGCCTGGCGGGCCGCCGTCGCCCTGCTGCCGGCCGGCGCGGTCGCCCAGTTCGCCTACCGGCACTCCCTGCTGGGCGTGCTGCTCTCGGTCGCCCTGCTCGCCGTCCTGCTGCGCCACCGCGACCAGTTCGCCGCCCTGCCCGACCCGCGCTCCCGGTGGCGTGCCCTGGCCAACTTCGTCCTCATGGGCGCCGGTTCCCTCGCCCTCGGGCTGGTCGTCGTCAGCGCCCACCCCGGCCGCATGGTCGGCGACCCGAGCCTGGCGGACCGCATCAGTCACGTCCTGTACGGCCTGTCCGGCTTCGAGGGCCCCGTCGACTACCGCGGCAACACCTCCTGGACGGTGGCCTTCTCGCTGGGCGCCCTGGGCCTGCTCACCGCCGTCACCACGGTCTACCTCGCCCTGCGCCCCGAACACCCCGCCGCGCGGCTGACCGAGGAGGACGAGGCGCGGCTGCGCGCCCTGCTGGCCCGGCACGGCGGGCGGGACTCCCTCGGCCACTTCGCGCTGCGCCGCGACAAGGCGGTGGTCTTCTCGCCCAGCGGCAAGGCGGCGGTCACCTACCGCGTGGTGTCCGGCGTGATGCTCGCCAGCGGCGACCCGATCGGCGACGTCGAGGCCTGGCCCGGCGCCATCGAGCGGTTCATGGACGAGGCCCGCGCCCACTCGTGGACCCCCGCCGTGATGGGCTGCTCCGAGACCGGCGGTGAGGTGTGGGCCCGCGAGACCGGCCTGGACGCCCTCGAACTGGGCGACGAGGCGGTGGTGGACGTCCCGGATTTCTCCCTCGCCGGCCGCGCGATGCGCAACGTGCGGCAGATGGTCAAGCGCATCGAGCGCGCCGGTTACCAGACCCGGGTACGACGCGTGCGTGACCTCGGCGAGGCCGAGCTGGAGCGCATCCGCCGCGCCGCCGACGACTGGCGCGGCACCGACACGGAGCGCGGCTTCTCCATGGCGCTGGGCCGCATCGGCGACCCGGCCGACGGCGACTGTCTCATAGCCACCGCCCACAAGGCGGACGCCGAGCCGGGACCGTACGGCGATCTGAAGGCGATTCTGCACTTCGTGCCCTGGGGCCGCGACGGCGTCTCGCTGGACCTGATGCGCCGTGACCGCGCGGCCGACCCCGGCATGAACGAGCTGCTCATCGTGGCCGCCCTGCAGGCCGCGCCGAAACTCGGCATCGCGCGCGTGTCGCTGAACTTCGCGATGTTCCGCTCCGCCCTCGCGCGCGGCGAGAAGATCGGCGCGGGTCCGGTGCTGCGCGCCTGGCGCGGACTGCTGGTGTTCCTGTCCCGCTGGTTCCAGATCGAGTCGCTGTACAAGTTCAACGCCAAGTTCCGGCCACGATGGGAGCCCCGTTTCGTGGTCTACCGCGCGTCCGCCGACCTGCCCCGCATCGGCTTCGCGGCGATGCAGGCCGAGGGCTTCCTCGACCCGGCACAGCTGCTGCCCCGCCCGCTGCGCCGCCGCCGGCCCGCTCCCCGCCCCTGCGCCCACGCCGCGCGGGACGCCGTACGGGACCGCGACGTCCGCACGCTGCCGGAACGCGACGTCCGCGCGGCGTGA
- a CDS encoding alpha/beta hydrolase-fold protein — MGLTSDVTLAVAAGSAVALFAATVWLWPRLARRGPRAVTGRIGLLLATQVALFASVGLAANQAFGFYAGWADLFGQEDDLGVVVDHAGGGGLEVLENERVAGAPGALPASGGRVQKVAVAGRTTDIATHAYVYLPPEYFQPRHRARTFPAAIVLTGYPGTARALVDKLHFPRTARELAAAGRMEPMILVMLRPTVAPPRDTECVDVPGGPQAESFFAKDLPEAVGAHYRVDPKPGRWGVIGDSTGGYCALKLAMHHPEVFGAGAGLSAYYKAPVDATTGDLYRGDERVRDRADLWWCLEHLPAPDTSLLVTSSKSGESNYKDTLEFVERVKAAPPTRISSIILERGGHNFNTWRREIPAALEWMSGRLAGA; from the coding sequence ATGGGACTCACGAGCGACGTGACGCTCGCGGTGGCGGCCGGATCGGCCGTCGCGCTGTTCGCCGCGACGGTGTGGCTGTGGCCGCGGCTGGCCCGGCGCGGCCCGCGGGCGGTCACCGGCCGGATCGGTCTGCTGCTGGCCACACAGGTGGCGCTGTTCGCGTCGGTGGGGCTCGCCGCCAACCAGGCGTTCGGGTTCTACGCCGGCTGGGCGGACCTGTTCGGGCAGGAGGACGACCTCGGGGTGGTCGTCGACCACGCGGGGGGCGGCGGCCTGGAGGTGCTGGAGAACGAGCGGGTGGCCGGGGCGCCCGGTGCCCTGCCGGCGAGCGGCGGCCGGGTGCAGAAGGTGGCCGTGGCGGGCCGTACGACCGACATCGCGACGCACGCGTACGTGTACCTGCCGCCGGAGTACTTCCAGCCGCGCCACCGCGCACGGACCTTCCCCGCGGCCATCGTGCTCACGGGGTATCCCGGCACGGCCAGGGCGCTGGTGGACAAGCTGCACTTTCCGCGCACCGCGCGGGAACTGGCCGCGGCGGGGCGGATGGAACCGATGATCCTGGTGATGCTCCGCCCGACCGTGGCGCCGCCGCGGGACACCGAGTGCGTGGATGTGCCCGGCGGCCCGCAGGCGGAGTCGTTCTTCGCGAAGGACCTGCCGGAGGCCGTGGGCGCCCACTACCGGGTGGACCCGAAGCCCGGCCGCTGGGGCGTCATCGGGGACTCCACGGGCGGTTACTGCGCGCTGAAGCTCGCGATGCACCACCCCGAGGTGTTCGGGGCGGGCGCCGGCCTGTCCGCGTACTACAAGGCGCCGGTCGACGCCACGACGGGTGATCTCTACCGGGGCGACGAGAGGGTGCGCGACCGCGCGGACCTGTGGTGGTGCCTGGAGCATCTGCCCGCGCCGGACACCTCGTTGCTGGTGACCAGCAGCAAGTCGGGGGAGTCCAACTACAAGGACACGCTGGAGTTCGTCGAGCGGGTGAAAGCGGCGCCCCCCACGCGGATCTCGTCGATCATCCTGGAAAGGGGCGGGCACAACTTCAACACCTGGCGGCGGGAGATCCCGGCGGCACTGGAGTGGATGAGCGGGCGGCTCGCCGGGGCTTGA
- a CDS encoding PH domain-containing protein, with protein sequence MSERRLHPVTPLRRAWAPVAVLIGWALHDPDQAQRQLDRLTTTTLLIALAVLIPAAALYGFLSWWFTHFAVTETELRIRTGLVFRRTAHIRLERIQAVDVTQPLLARVAGVAKLKLDVIGTDKKDELAFLGEGEARALRAELLARAAGFAPETAHEVGEAPAHRLLRVPPKVLALSLVLTGATWGSLAAALVVVPLLWFATHSLWTVLATGLPLLGAAGASSVGRFVAEYDWTVAESPDGLRIDRGLLDRVHETVPPGRVQTVRIVEPLLWRRRGWVRVELDVAGSSNSVLLPVAPREVAEAVVGRVLPGVTVPARPELSRPPRRAGRCVPLWWRGHGFTATDAVFAARHGLLRRSLALVPHAKIQSVRLTQGPWERRWGLADVHVDTGANKTVTARLRPVEEAAALLRAQAERSRTGRRDARPDRWMA encoded by the coding sequence GTGAGCGAGCGGCGGCTGCACCCCGTGACGCCGCTGCGGCGGGCGTGGGCGCCGGTCGCCGTGCTGATCGGCTGGGCGCTGCACGACCCTGACCAGGCGCAGCGCCAGCTGGACCGGCTGACGACGACCACGCTGCTGATCGCGCTCGCCGTGCTGATCCCGGCCGCCGCGCTGTACGGCTTCCTCAGCTGGTGGTTCACGCACTTCGCGGTGACCGAGACGGAACTGCGCATCCGCACCGGCCTGGTCTTCCGGCGCACGGCGCACATCCGGCTGGAGCGCATCCAGGCCGTCGACGTCACGCAGCCGCTCCTCGCGCGCGTGGCGGGCGTCGCGAAGCTGAAACTCGACGTCATAGGGACCGACAAGAAGGACGAACTCGCCTTCCTCGGCGAGGGCGAGGCCCGCGCGCTGCGCGCGGAGCTGCTCGCGCGGGCGGCCGGTTTCGCGCCCGAGACGGCGCACGAGGTGGGCGAGGCGCCGGCGCACCGGCTGCTGCGCGTGCCCCCGAAGGTCCTCGCGCTCTCCCTGGTGCTGACGGGCGCCACCTGGGGCTCGCTGGCCGCCGCGCTCGTCGTGGTGCCGCTGCTGTGGTTCGCCACCCACAGCCTGTGGACGGTGCTGGCGACCGGCCTGCCGTTGCTCGGCGCGGCGGGCGCGAGCAGCGTCGGGCGGTTCGTCGCCGAGTACGACTGGACGGTGGCCGAGTCACCCGACGGGCTGCGGATCGACCGCGGGCTGCTGGACCGGGTGCACGAGACCGTCCCGCCGGGTCGGGTGCAGACCGTACGGATCGTGGAGCCGCTGCTGTGGCGGCGGCGCGGCTGGGTGCGGGTCGAGCTGGACGTGGCCGGGTCGTCGAACTCCGTGCTGCTGCCGGTCGCGCCGCGCGAGGTCGCCGAGGCCGTCGTCGGCCGCGTACTGCCCGGCGTGACCGTGCCCGCGCGCCCGGAGCTGTCCCGGCCACCGCGCCGCGCGGGCCGGTGCGTACCGCTGTGGTGGCGCGGCCACGGCTTCACCGCCACCGACGCCGTGTTCGCCGCCCGGCACGGACTGCTGCGCCGCAGCCTCGCCCTCGTCCCGCACGCCAAGATCCAGAGCGTCCGCCTCACGCAGGGCCCCTGGGAGCGCCGGTGGGGCCTCGCGGACGTCCACGTCGACACCGGCGCGAACAAGACCGTCACCGCCCGCCTGAGGCCCGTCGAGGAGGCCGCGGCCCTGCTCCGGGCCCAGGCGGAACGCTCCCGCACGGGCCGCAGGGACGCCCGGCCGGACCGGTGGATGGCTTAG
- a CDS encoding PH domain-containing protein: METGSARGAQVAGDEPVWTGLPPGLLRLRRLLLVVWLGALAVAAGLLLGLLVGPAWAAFALLPLALMAWGWGMVERNWRSWRYAERADDLLISRGVLWHEETVVPYGRMQLVEVTSGPLERHFGLASVQLHTAAAATDATIPGLDPAEAERLRDRLTELGEARSAGL; the protein is encoded by the coding sequence ATGGAAACGGGGAGCGCGCGGGGCGCGCAGGTGGCGGGGGACGAACCGGTGTGGACCGGACTGCCGCCGGGGCTGCTGCGGCTGCGGCGGCTGTTGCTGGTGGTGTGGCTGGGTGCGCTGGCGGTCGCCGCGGGGCTGCTGCTCGGACTGCTGGTGGGACCCGCGTGGGCGGCGTTCGCGCTGCTGCCGCTGGCGCTGATGGCGTGGGGCTGGGGCATGGTCGAGCGCAACTGGCGGTCCTGGCGGTACGCCGAGCGCGCCGACGACCTGCTGATCAGCCGCGGTGTGCTGTGGCACGAGGAGACGGTCGTGCCGTACGGCCGCATGCAGCTGGTGGAGGTCACCTCCGGCCCGCTGGAGCGGCACTTCGGGCTGGCCAGCGTGCAGCTGCACACCGCGGCCGCCGCGACCGACGCGACCATCCCGGGCCTGGACCCGGCCGAGGCTGAGCGGCTGCGCGACCGGCTCACGGAGCTGGGCGAGGCCCGATCGGCGGGGCTGTGA
- a CDS encoding NADH-quinone oxidoreductase subunit D, with amino-acid sequence MTPTTETMVGIGGAAESTDMVLNIGPQHPSTHGVLRLKLLLDGERITRAEPVIGYMHRGAEKLFEARDYRQIIMLANRHDWLSAFSNELGVVLAVERMLGMEVPPRAVWTRTLLAELNRVLNHLMFLGSYPLELGGITPVFYAFREREVLQNVMEEVSGGRMHYMFNRVGGLKEDLPAGWTARARAAVAAVRSRMDVYDDLVLGNEIFRGRTRGVGVLAPEAVHAYGVSGPIARASGVDFDLRRDEPYLAYGELRDTLKVVTRREGDCLARFECLLEQTHNALDLADACLDRLAELEPGPINQRLPKVLKAPEGHTYAWTENPLGINGYYLVSKGEKTPYRLKLRSASYNNIQALTELLPGTLVADMVAILGSMFFVVGDIDK; translated from the coding sequence ATGACTCCTACGACGGAGACCATGGTCGGCATCGGCGGCGCCGCGGAGAGCACCGACATGGTGCTCAACATCGGGCCGCAGCACCCGTCCACGCACGGCGTGCTGCGGCTGAAGCTGCTCCTGGACGGCGAGCGCATCACGCGCGCGGAGCCGGTGATCGGCTATATGCACCGGGGCGCCGAGAAGCTGTTCGAGGCGCGTGACTACCGCCAGATCATCATGCTCGCCAACCGCCACGACTGGCTGTCGGCGTTCTCCAACGAGCTGGGCGTGGTCCTGGCCGTGGAGCGGATGCTCGGCATGGAGGTGCCCCCGCGCGCGGTGTGGACGCGCACGCTCCTCGCCGAGCTGAACCGGGTGCTCAACCACCTGATGTTCCTCGGGTCCTACCCGCTGGAGCTGGGCGGCATCACGCCGGTCTTCTACGCGTTCCGGGAGCGCGAGGTCCTCCAGAACGTCATGGAGGAGGTCTCCGGCGGCCGCATGCACTACATGTTCAACCGCGTCGGCGGCCTGAAGGAGGACCTGCCGGCCGGCTGGACCGCACGCGCGCGTGCCGCGGTCGCCGCCGTGCGCTCGCGCATGGACGTCTACGACGACCTGGTGCTCGGCAACGAGATCTTCCGGGGGCGCACGCGGGGCGTGGGCGTCCTCGCCCCGGAGGCGGTGCACGCCTACGGCGTGAGCGGCCCCATCGCGCGCGCCTCGGGCGTCGACTTCGACCTGCGCCGCGACGAGCCGTACCTCGCCTACGGCGAACTGCGGGACACCCTCAAGGTCGTCACCCGGCGGGAGGGCGACTGCCTCGCCCGCTTCGAGTGCCTGCTGGAGCAGACGCACAACGCGCTCGACCTCGCCGACGCCTGCCTCGACCGGCTCGCCGAGCTGGAGCCCGGGCCGATCAACCAGCGCCTGCCCAAGGTGCTGAAGGCACCCGAGGGGCACACGTACGCCTGGACCGAGAACCCGCTCGGCATCAACGGCTACTACCTCGTCAGCAAGGGCGAGAAGACGCCGTACCGGCTGAAGCTGCGGTCGGCCTCGTACAACAACATCCAGGCGCTGACCGAGCTGCTGCCGGGGACGCTGGTGGCGGACATGGTGGCGATCCTGGGGTCGATGTTCTTCGTGGTCGGGGACATCGACAAGTAG
- a CDS encoding SAM-dependent methyltransferase, translating to MTDETAETGWQGWRSWRAATEAALYGPGGFYRGPEGPAGHFRTSVHASPLFARAVAGLLCRVDEALGRPERLDFVDMAAGRGELAGGVLAALPAEVAARTRAYAVEIAARPAGLDHRIKWRARLPESVTGLLFANEWLDNVPVEVAETDAAGVARRVLVRADGTERLGEPVGGAEAEWLARWWPLPAEEGLRAEIGLERDTAWASAVSCVERGLAVAVDYAHTVDTRPPFGTLTGFREGRETAPVPDGSCDITAHVALDACTLPGGRVLTQRAALHALGIAGARPPLSLASTDPAAYVRALAGAGEAAELTAPGGLGDFGWLVQPVRIPDPLGQA from the coding sequence GTGACGGATGAGACGGCGGAGACCGGGTGGCAGGGCTGGCGGAGCTGGCGGGCGGCGACGGAGGCCGCGCTGTACGGGCCGGGCGGCTTCTACCGCGGGCCCGAGGGACCCGCCGGGCACTTCCGTACGTCCGTGCACGCGTCGCCGCTGTTCGCGCGGGCGGTGGCCGGGCTGCTGTGCCGGGTCGACGAGGCGCTGGGCCGCCCGGAGCGGCTGGACTTCGTGGACATGGCCGCGGGCCGGGGGGAACTGGCCGGCGGGGTGCTCGCCGCGCTGCCCGCCGAGGTGGCCGCCCGCACGCGCGCGTACGCCGTCGAGATCGCCGCGCGCCCCGCCGGGCTCGATCACCGCATCAAGTGGCGCGCCCGGCTGCCGGAGTCCGTCACCGGGCTGCTGTTCGCCAACGAGTGGCTGGACAACGTGCCCGTGGAGGTCGCGGAGACCGACGCGGCGGGCGTGGCCCGGCGGGTGCTGGTGCGCGCGGACGGGACGGAACGGCTCGGGGAGCCGGTCGGCGGGGCGGAGGCGGAGTGGCTGGCCCGGTGGTGGCCACTGCCGGCCGAGGAGGGGCTGCGGGCCGAGATCGGGCTGGAGCGGGACACCGCGTGGGCGTCGGCCGTGTCCTGTGTGGAGCGCGGTCTCGCGGTGGCGGTGGACTACGCGCACACGGTCGACACGCGCCCTCCGTTCGGGACGCTCACCGGTTTCCGGGAGGGGCGCGAGACGGCACCCGTGCCGGACGGGTCGTGCGACATCACGGCCCACGTGGCGCTGGACGCGTGCACGCTCCCCGGGGGGCGCGTGCTGACGCAGCGCGCCGCCCTGCACGCCCTGGGGATCGCAGGCGCACGCCCTCCGCTCTCACTCGCCTCCACGGACCCCGCGGCGTACGTGCGCGCCCTCGCGGGCGCCGGCGAGGCCGCCGAGCTGACCGCACCGGGCGGGCTCGGCGACTTCGGCTGGCTGGTGCAGCCGGTCCGCATCCCGGACCCGCTGGGCCAGGCGTGA
- a CDS encoding sensor histidine kinase gives MQRLYDFLRNHPTWVDGFWATVLLGLSLVSGQVDPEGMGTDRPLLILPVVLLLCVVVALRRRMPEKMLVLAAVVGVAQLVLDVYTTPANFAMLLIVYTAAADGARWASRLALIGGLCAAPLAQIRWPATDSSLLGDIAVAVFQTVPFALAWVLGDSMRTRRAYLAQLEERAARLEKEREAQAKVAVAAERARIARELHDVVAHNVSVMVVQADGAAYVLDAAPDQAKKALETISSTGRQALAEMRRLLGVLRTGEHQESGEYVPQPDVQQIEELVEQCRGSGLPVDFRIEGTPRPLPSGVELTAYRIVQEALTNTRKHGGPNAGASVRLVYFDDGLGLLVEDDGKGAPHELYEEGGVDGQGHGLIGMRERVGMVGGTLDAGPRPGGGFRISALLPLKPAH, from the coding sequence GTGCAGCGCCTCTATGACTTCCTCCGCAACCACCCGACATGGGTCGACGGCTTCTGGGCCACGGTCCTGCTCGGGCTCTCCCTGGTGAGCGGACAGGTCGACCCGGAAGGCATGGGTACGGACCGGCCGCTGCTCATCCTGCCGGTCGTCCTGCTGCTGTGCGTGGTGGTCGCGCTGCGCCGCCGGATGCCGGAGAAGATGCTGGTCCTGGCGGCGGTGGTGGGCGTGGCCCAGCTCGTGCTGGACGTCTACACGACGCCCGCGAACTTCGCCATGCTGCTGATCGTCTACACGGCCGCCGCCGACGGCGCGCGCTGGGCCTCCCGGCTCGCGCTGATCGGCGGACTGTGCGCGGCGCCCCTCGCCCAGATCCGCTGGCCGGCCACCGACTCCAGCCTGCTCGGCGACATCGCGGTCGCTGTCTTCCAGACCGTGCCGTTCGCCCTGGCCTGGGTGCTCGGCGACTCGATGCGCACCCGCCGCGCGTACCTGGCGCAGCTGGAGGAACGCGCCGCCCGCCTGGAGAAGGAGCGCGAGGCACAGGCCAAGGTCGCGGTCGCCGCCGAGCGCGCCCGGATCGCCCGCGAGCTGCACGACGTCGTCGCGCACAACGTGTCCGTGATGGTGGTGCAGGCCGACGGCGCCGCGTACGTCCTCGACGCGGCGCCCGACCAGGCGAAGAAGGCGCTGGAGACGATCTCCTCGACCGGTCGGCAGGCGCTCGCCGAGATGCGCCGGCTGCTCGGTGTGCTGCGCACCGGCGAGCACCAGGAGAGCGGGGAGTACGTCCCGCAGCCCGACGTCCAGCAGATCGAGGAGCTGGTCGAGCAGTGCCGTGGCTCCGGGCTGCCCGTGGACTTCAGGATCGAGGGCACCCCGCGCCCGCTGCCCAGCGGTGTCGAGCTGACCGCCTACCGCATCGTGCAGGAGGCGCTGACCAACACCCGCAAGCACGGCGGCCCGAACGCCGGCGCCAGCGTGCGCCTGGTCTACTTCGACGACGGTCTCGGCCTGCTCGTCGAGGACGACGGCAAGGGCGCCCCGCACGAGCTGTACGAGGAGGGCGGCGTCGACGGACAGGGCCACGGCCTGATCGGCATGCGCGAGCGGGTCGGGATGGTCGGGGGCACCCTGGACGCGGGACCCCGCCCCGGCGGAGGATTCCGCATCAGTGCGCTGCTGCCGCTCAAACCAGCGCATTGA
- a CDS encoding response regulator transcription factor, with product MTIRVMLVDDQVLLRTGFRMVLAAQPDMEVVAEAGDGVEALQVVRSTDVDVVLMDVRMPKLDGVEATRRICVEPNPPKVLILTTFDLDEYAFSGLKAGASGFMLKDVPPGELLAAIRAVHSGDAVVAPSTTRRLLDRFAPMLPSTGKEPQHKELERLTEREREVMMLVAQGLSNGEIAARLVLSEATVKTHVGRILTKLGLRDRVQVVVLAYETGLVRAGGGHG from the coding sequence ATGACGATCCGCGTGATGCTCGTCGACGACCAGGTGCTGCTGCGCACCGGGTTCCGGATGGTGCTCGCCGCCCAGCCGGACATGGAGGTCGTCGCCGAGGCGGGTGACGGTGTCGAGGCCCTGCAGGTGGTGCGCTCGACGGACGTCGACGTCGTCCTGATGGACGTACGCATGCCCAAGCTGGACGGCGTGGAGGCCACCCGCCGCATCTGCGTCGAGCCGAACCCGCCGAAGGTGCTGATCCTGACCACCTTCGACCTCGACGAGTACGCCTTCTCCGGGCTGAAGGCGGGTGCCTCCGGGTTCATGCTCAAGGACGTGCCGCCCGGCGAGCTGCTCGCCGCGATCCGCGCGGTGCACAGCGGTGACGCCGTGGTGGCCCCGTCGACCACGCGGCGCCTCCTCGACCGGTTCGCGCCGATGCTGCCGAGCACCGGCAAGGAGCCGCAGCACAAGGAGCTGGAGCGGCTGACCGAGCGGGAGCGCGAGGTGATGATGCTGGTCGCGCAGGGCCTGTCCAACGGCGAGATCGCCGCGCGGCTGGTGCTGTCCGAGGCCACCGTGAAGACCCACGTGGGCCGCATCCTGACCAAGCTCGGCCTGCGGGACCGGGTGCAGGTCGTCGTCCTGGCGTACGAGACGGGGCTGGTGCGGGCCGGCGGCGGGCACGGCTGA
- a CDS encoding AAA family ATPase, producing the protein MLLWINGPFGGGKTQTAHEIQHRLPGSVICDPEHAGFGLRRMLPPALRGDFQDLVSWRQGVVEVLDLALTRHDGVVIVPMTVTDSGYFAETVGRLRELGHDVRHFTLLAQRETVLARLRERGLGHLLRFAAGKGAAPRGESWAVQRLDHCLERLSAPEFAEHLWTDHVTVPRTADRIAVLAGLTLRPHQGGALRTRLRQARVSLRHIRFD; encoded by the coding sequence ATGCTCCTGTGGATCAACGGCCCCTTCGGGGGCGGTAAGACACAGACCGCACACGAGATACAGCACCGGCTGCCCGGCAGTGTCATCTGCGACCCCGAGCACGCCGGATTCGGCCTGCGCCGCATGCTGCCGCCTGCGCTGCGCGGCGACTTCCAGGACCTGGTCTCCTGGCGGCAGGGTGTCGTCGAGGTCCTCGACCTCGCCCTGACCCGGCACGACGGCGTGGTCATCGTGCCCATGACCGTCACCGACTCCGGCTACTTCGCCGAGACCGTCGGCCGGCTGCGGGAACTCGGCCACGACGTACGGCACTTCACCCTCCTCGCGCAACGCGAGACCGTCCTCGCGCGCCTGCGCGAGCGCGGCCTCGGCCACCTGCTGCGGTTCGCCGCCGGGAAGGGCGCCGCACCGCGCGGCGAGAGCTGGGCCGTCCAGCGGCTCGACCACTGCCTGGAGCGGCTGAGCGCCCCCGAGTTCGCCGAGCATCTGTGGACGGATCACGTCACCGTCCCGAGAACGGCCGACCGCATCGCCGTCCTGGCGGGCCTCACGCTCCGCCCGCACCAAGGGGGTGCGCTGCGCACGCGGCTACGGCAGGCCCGGGTGAGCCTGCGTCACATCCGCTTCGACTGA
- a CDS encoding DUF5937 family protein, protein MSVSIDITGLPQERIFFVPSPLAELGMALHALSEPGHHPGLQGWATAVSSQLDPGLADRLSEADFLWRTTFSDVFAPFAGVPGSTRTLPGATLTDELDLLDKLTDEQFVHAALEFTCQIGYDTRSAGPLEDEAVRRRALEMAAARGCVQERFTRRLLDDPPAVRGWFRQLMRDCEEAFFADVWTRVQPQLAADARHKTELLRRKGLAAALTAVSSAVSLDEEAGLITVDKLIEGRTATGDGNLVLVPTSLGWPHVMVLHRYGWQPAITYPVSGPAPQAPSVEQLTRRLEALAHPVRMRLCRHLARAPHTTGELADAHGMSAPEISRHLSVLKKAGLITTRRRGRYAQHQLDLSAVARLGSDFIEGVLR, encoded by the coding sequence ATGAGCGTGAGCATCGACATCACCGGGCTGCCGCAGGAGCGCATCTTCTTCGTGCCGTCGCCGCTGGCCGAGCTCGGCATGGCGCTGCACGCGCTCAGCGAGCCGGGGCACCACCCGGGGCTCCAGGGGTGGGCGACGGCGGTCTCCTCGCAACTGGACCCCGGCCTCGCGGACCGCCTGAGTGAGGCGGACTTCCTGTGGCGGACCACCTTCTCGGACGTGTTCGCCCCGTTCGCCGGGGTCCCGGGCAGCACCCGCACCCTGCCGGGCGCCACGCTCACCGACGAACTCGACCTGCTGGACAAGCTGACCGACGAGCAGTTCGTGCACGCGGCCCTGGAGTTCACCTGTCAGATCGGCTACGACACCCGCAGCGCCGGCCCGCTGGAGGACGAGGCGGTGCGGCGGCGCGCGCTGGAGATGGCCGCCGCGCGGGGCTGCGTCCAGGAGCGGTTCACCCGGCGGCTGCTGGACGACCCGCCTGCCGTGCGGGGCTGGTTCCGGCAGCTGATGCGGGACTGCGAGGAGGCCTTCTTCGCGGACGTCTGGACGCGGGTCCAGCCGCAGCTGGCCGCCGACGCGCGTCACAAGACGGAGCTGCTGCGGCGCAAGGGCCTCGCCGCCGCCCTCACGGCGGTGTCCTCGGCGGTGTCGCTGGACGAGGAGGCCGGGCTGATCACGGTCGACAAGCTGATCGAGGGCCGCACCGCCACCGGGGACGGGAACCTAGTGCTGGTCCCGACGAGCCTGGGCTGGCCCCATGTGATGGTGCTGCACCGGTACGGCTGGCAGCCGGCGATCACCTACCCGGTCAGCGGCCCCGCGCCGCAGGCGCCGTCCGTCGAGCAGCTCACCCGCCGGCTGGAGGCACTGGCGCACCCGGTCCGGATGCGGCTGTGCCGCCACCTCGCCCGCGCCCCGCACACCACCGGCGAGCTGGCCGACGCGCACGGCATGTCGGCACCCGAGATATCCCGACACCTGAGCGTTCTCAAAAAGGCCGGTCTGATCACCACCCGCCGCCGCGGCCGGTACGCCCAGCACCAGCTGGACCTGTCGGCGGTGGCCCGCCTGGGCAGCGACTTCATCGAGGGTGTGCTGCGGTGA